A window of Lysobacter terrestris contains these coding sequences:
- a CDS encoding TniQ family protein, whose product MSTTALGYVPYLRPGALLFTLAAFRHFQIGRGSLDATLVDLYGTTGGRKRNLFGESVATISKRAFGCSVPPRDVLLRHTFFGVYSRALSPAAAAAWSDALIAGDRSHKVQKVLRNFDSNAQFQLITRNLRSCHQCVADDISTCGFGQWRILHQIPALLFCPEHGLPLNDEIYGGSAGSVWQSALPQGRISTPADRTPWAASDGHSTYLDLWTQLLEGKLPVVTSHAWAAYMDLVVSKVGNIASAQTEIETTIRRAWSTDIANIRSGIGRHIMERFIHAELSHNSAPVRLAQKLIVLGAVSALGIDLPTTEESSQLRLDLCSPFNEHSAPPLQEQLRRFLLDAALPGALAPFLLTDRNTTQIARDASVHRRQVWKTMQRIPNRLLDEIASARKWPATSWVTIELKRRRETSRGP is encoded by the coding sequence ATGTCGACGACCGCACTGGGCTATGTTCCATATCTTCGCCCTGGGGCTTTGCTGTTCACGCTAGCTGCATTTCGGCACTTTCAGATCGGTCGTGGAAGCCTAGATGCGACCCTTGTCGATCTGTACGGCACGACCGGCGGTCGGAAGCGAAACTTGTTTGGTGAGAGCGTCGCCACTATTTCCAAGCGCGCTTTTGGGTGCTCCGTTCCACCGAGGGATGTCTTGCTCAGGCACACATTCTTTGGCGTCTATTCGAGAGCGCTGTCGCCGGCAGCCGCAGCGGCGTGGAGTGATGCACTCATCGCCGGAGACCGATCGCACAAAGTACAAAAGGTCTTACGCAATTTCGATTCTAATGCGCAGTTCCAATTGATTACCCGAAACCTTCGATCTTGCCATCAGTGCGTAGCCGATGACATCTCCACATGCGGATTTGGGCAATGGCGCATTCTCCACCAGATCCCTGCGCTTCTTTTCTGCCCTGAACACGGCCTCCCATTGAACGATGAAATATACGGAGGGAGTGCCGGCAGCGTTTGGCAATCCGCACTTCCGCAGGGAAGGATTTCAACTCCCGCCGATAGAACTCCTTGGGCCGCATCCGACGGGCATTCGACATACCTCGACCTCTGGACGCAGCTGTTGGAAGGCAAACTGCCCGTCGTCACAAGTCACGCATGGGCGGCATACATGGACCTTGTGGTATCTAAGGTCGGGAATATAGCCTCCGCCCAGACCGAGATTGAAACCACTATCCGGCGAGCATGGTCGACGGACATTGCGAACATCAGATCTGGAATCGGGCGCCATATCATGGAGCGCTTTATCCATGCCGAGCTTTCACACAATTCCGCACCGGTCAGGCTCGCCCAAAAACTAATTGTCCTCGGCGCAGTTTCCGCACTGGGAATCGATCTACCAACGACTGAAGAATCCTCTCAGTTGAGGCTCGATCTCTGCTCGCCGTTCAATGAACACTCTGCCCCCCCATTGCAGGAGCAATTGCGTCGATTCCTTCTCGACGCGGCGCTCCCCGGAGCACTGGCTCCATTTCTTCTGACTGATCGGAACACCACACAGATCGCCAGAGACGCCAGTGTTCATCGTCGCCAAGTCTGGAAAACAATGCAGAGGATCCCCAATCGGCTTCTCGACGAAATTGCCTCGGCACGAAAGTGGCCAGCCACGTCCTGGGTCACGATTGAGCTCAAAAGACGCAGGGAGACTAGCCGCGGCCCCTAA
- a CDS encoding AAA family ATPase yields the protein MSNHRRDHPELIAGPNPLLEALAPFLPVKDLPAALRREPLAKVDWRSLPPGQRESLLVLSDDHYWPISPHVHVAAEIQLMLRSGLVQRNPMSPEEQRRINMLALADSVAKVQLQSLRRRAGGSILAAITGLGKSTLVERVLSVLAPQQVVVHGERQDCGWSVLTQVTYLIVNAPSNATRKGLFAAIIGALDALLGTNYAADLKRQKNLDEAMVLVAKVLSFHRVGLLAIDENQPSTLAENVWGDEFIQYFLGLMNLGIPVLLMGNPLAFSELDASAQLLRRFVTHGWHVFVPARKGADSWWSNQFLPGVTRFSLCEGVPSIDEIQEATSGVDGGVPGIFVALWKEGQKIALRRAGEAARLTVKDLKAAASSPNVAKLLEIARAVSTGNASSRFNDIPQQPTTPNQGGIGGAMATKPEEAGEALSRISRQLKQQGSRQQKKREQDMAARKNLSEDDLRRGADALARFAGEQADQGELEV from the coding sequence ATGAGCAACCACCGGCGCGACCACCCGGAGTTGATCGCGGGTCCCAATCCCCTGCTCGAGGCGCTCGCTCCGTTCCTGCCAGTGAAAGATCTTCCAGCGGCGCTTCGAAGGGAGCCACTGGCTAAAGTCGACTGGCGCAGCCTGCCACCTGGGCAACGGGAATCGCTTCTAGTGCTATCTGATGATCACTACTGGCCAATATCTCCCCATGTGCATGTGGCTGCAGAGATCCAACTCATGCTTCGGTCGGGACTGGTGCAAAGGAATCCGATGTCCCCAGAGGAACAACGCCGCATCAACATGCTGGCGTTGGCAGATAGCGTGGCCAAAGTTCAACTCCAATCCCTGAGAAGAAGGGCTGGCGGCTCAATTTTGGCGGCAATCACAGGACTGGGTAAGTCGACGCTCGTAGAACGGGTGTTATCGGTGCTGGCACCTCAACAAGTCGTCGTCCATGGGGAAAGGCAGGATTGCGGTTGGTCGGTACTCACGCAAGTGACGTATCTCATTGTGAATGCGCCTAGCAATGCGACAAGAAAGGGGTTATTCGCGGCAATCATCGGGGCACTGGATGCACTGCTTGGTACAAACTACGCAGCAGACCTGAAGCGCCAAAAGAACCTCGATGAGGCCATGGTGCTTGTGGCTAAAGTCCTATCGTTCCACAGGGTCGGATTGCTGGCCATCGACGAGAATCAGCCGAGTACGCTGGCAGAGAACGTGTGGGGCGACGAGTTCATCCAGTACTTCCTCGGGTTGATGAACCTTGGTATTCCAGTTCTTTTGATGGGGAATCCGTTGGCGTTTAGCGAACTAGATGCGAGTGCGCAGTTGCTCCGTCGATTTGTAACGCATGGGTGGCATGTCTTTGTTCCCGCGAGGAAGGGTGCCGACTCTTGGTGGTCAAATCAGTTTCTACCTGGGGTGACACGATTCAGCCTCTGCGAAGGAGTCCCTTCAATCGATGAGATACAGGAGGCAACATCAGGAGTAGATGGAGGAGTTCCTGGCATCTTCGTGGCCCTCTGGAAGGAGGGGCAAAAGATTGCACTACGTCGCGCGGGGGAAGCTGCTCGTCTCACCGTAAAAGACCTCAAGGCTGCCGCTTCGAGTCCCAATGTCGCGAAGCTCCTGGAAATTGCCCGAGCCGTATCGACCGGAAATGCGAGCTCTCGGTTTAATGACATTCCTCAGCAACCGACGACACCAAACCAAGGAGGCATTGGGGGGGCGATGGCGACGAAGCCGGAGGAAGCTGGCGAAGCGTTGAGCCGGATTTCACGCCAGCTCAAACAGCAGGGATCGAGGCAACAGAAGAAGAGGGAACAGGATATGGCTGCTCGGAAGAATCTATCTGAGGATGACCTTCGGAGAGGTGCGGATGCACTTGCGAGGTTTGCCGGTGAGCAGGCGGATCAGGGTGAGCTCGAGGTTTAA